In the Sedimentisphaera cyanobacteriorum genome, GCAACCTGTATGGTTAAAACGCACCTGAGCCTCTCGCACGATCCTGCAATTAAGGGAAGGCCGGAAGGATTTACTCTCCCTGTAAGGGATATAATGGTTTATAAAGGTGCAGGGCTTATTGTCCCCATTGCCGGAACAATCAAGCTTATGCCCGGTACAGGCTCTGACCCTGCCTTCAGAAGAATCGATGTTGATACGCAGACAGGCAAAGTGGAAGGGCTGTTCTGAAAATCCGCTTAGCTTTGCATCCCTTGAATCTTCAAAGCCGCTTAATATGGCAAGTCCTGTTGAGCGGCTTTTTGTATTTTGCTGCGATTAGATAATCCAGCCGATAACAGTGAGAGAATGGGCTTCTTTACCGCCGGTTTTCATGTGAAAACATCACGAATTGAGAGGTTTTGCGGCCTTTTTCAAGAAAAAATTTCAAAAAATTCTGATTTTCCGGTAAAAATTCTTGATTACATTTTATCTTTTGCTATTATATATCCGTCCGAATTAGCTGTAACTTAATCACGGAGGGTTTATTTAAATGAACGACCGAGTCAGGATGATGAGGGTCAGTTTCCTTCTTGTTGTATCACTCACTATCGGTACGCTTGCGCTTCTTTTTATGGATACAAGCAGTGATAAGCCTATCGAATTCTCCGGCTACAGCCTCAAAGCCCACACTTCCGGTGTATCTGCTATGGAAAGCGGTGATGTTTTGAGTTTGGCCAGAGGAGTAAAGTCGGCAAGATGGTCAGAGGTTGATGTCGAATTCACAGCAACGCGTTCTGGTGATTTGTCGCTGGTTGCAGAAATGAACGGCTGCGTTTCAGATGAGCAGCTCAATTACCATTTCGTAATCTGCAATAATCTCGGCGATACGCCCGACGGGCTTATCCAGCCTACACACAGGTGGAAAAACCAGAAGCCCTGTCTCCCGGACCACAGCTGGGCCGGCGAGAAAAGTACCGTAAGGGTATGCCTAATCGGCAAAGACAAAACCTCCCTGACCCCCAAACAGAAAAAGAGTCTCGAAAACCTGAAAAAAGGATTGTCCGAAGGATTCAGTGTAAGATAAAGCTCAGCTTTAACGTTTCTTACCTGAGATTGCCTCGGCATTTCTCTTTAGTTTTTCAAGGCCGGTTCTTTCGACAACAGTTCCGCCGAAAGACGCAGAGAATGTGTCGCTGTCCATTTCCAGAATTTCATCAATCAGCAGCCATTTATTAAGCCTCTGCTTCAGGAAGCTGCTTTGCTGGTTTTCGTTGAAAGGGCATACATCGATGCACCTGTCGCAGCCGAAGAGCTCCTCGCTCAAAGCCTCTTCAGCTTCCCTGTTCATTTCGGTTTTCTTCTCGATAGTTTGAAACGAAATACACTTCGTGCAGTCAAGTAGTCCGTTTTCACCGAGTGCTCCGGAGGGGCAGGCCTCAATGCATCGCCGGCAGCTCCCGCAGCGGTTTTCGATAACTCCTTCATCAGGCTCTATTTCAAGATTGCTTATAAGCAGCCCCAGCAAAACTCGGCATCCCTTACCCGGGATTATCAGCATCCCGTTTTTCCCGATAAACCCCAGCCCTGCAAGAACTGCTTCTGACCTTTCATTTATAGGCACTGAATCCACGCAGGCCTTGATTTTCAGATCGGATTTATACTTATTACGGATAAAATCTGCGATATTGAAAATTCTGCTTTTGATTTTGCTGTGGTAATCTTCAAAGCAGGCATAATCGCATATTTTCCCTGCCTGCTCTGAATCGGGCTTTTCCCCCTGCGCTTTATTATAGCCTGCCGCAAACACAATCACGCTTTTTGCATCTTTAAAGAGCTTTGCGGGCGAGAAACGCTTATCTAAATTCCTTTCGAGATAACCTGTGTTCTCGTGCATCTCTGCTTCGAGCCACTTTCCAAAACGCTGGCGGTTTTCTGCTGGCAGATCTTCGGCGCTGGCAAACCCAGCCCTCAAAAATCCCTGCTCAAGTGCGTATTTTCTGATATCTTCTTTCATATAAACTCTCGCAGAAAACTAAAAAATCTTAGTATCCAGAAGATATATTCTTGCGGTTTTAATCTTTTTGGCCAGATTTTTTTATAAAACCGTCTTTCGTTCTTGACATGCCCCTATTTTAATTCTAAAATTTAACAAGAAAATTTTCTAATCTAAAACAAAATTAACGCTCTTTTTGTAACGTGTTATTACTTACAGGCGGTTTGCTTTTGTTTTATGAAACATTATTCCGTTTTTTGCGGAATTAAAATACTGATAGGAGATTCGGAAATGGGTTATACGGAAAGTTCTCTTGTTTCCCTCGACTCTCTCTCTGAATTCTGTGCATCTCCGGAAGTAGTAGAAGAGCTGGTGGATGTTTTTGTTGAAGACGGAAAATACTGCCTTGACAAGATCGAAGAGGGGCTTGCCGGCAAAGACTGCGGACAGGTGTGTCTTTATGCGCACCGAATCAAAGGCTCGGCAAGATACATAGCTGCAGATAAACTTGCCCAAGCCGCCTTAAATCTTGAAAACGCCTCAAAACAAACACCCTGCACAGATCTTTCGGGCTTTTTCAACGAGCTCAAAAAGGCTTTCTCCAATGTTGTGGATTATTTTGATAATTCAGACTGGAAATCCCAGATTAAAAACTGACCCCTGATTCGCCAATACATAATCTCATTGAATCGGGAATTTTTCTGGCTTAAAAGCAGAATCTCTTGCGATTTTTGGCTTAATATTTTTGTGTTTTTGTTATAATCTGCACCGTCGTTTACAGTCTTAATTAATTATTAAACGCAAGAGCAATCTATCTATGAACACAAAAAGGCTTATCACCTCATGCTTCGGGCTGGGCTTTTCGCCTTTCGCCCCGGGCACTGTCGGCTCGCTTCTACCCTGCGCCGTATTCATTGCAATCGCAGCTTTAACCCCTCAGCTCTGGCCGAGCCAGCTCGCACTCGCCGGCCTTACAGTCTTCTTCTCCTGGGCTACAGCAGCATTCTCTTCGCACGCTATTCAGCTTGCCGGCAGGGAAGACCCGTCCGAGGTGGTATCGGATGAATTCGCCGGCCAGGGGCTTGCTCTGCTCATCGGTTCATTCGTTTCCGCATTTGCCTCATATCCTTTGATAAGCATCGGAATTTTATTCCTATTGTTCCGCTTTTTCGATATAGCGAAAATCTGGCCGGCAAACCGCCTCGAGAGTCTCTTGGGCGGAATCGGCATCCTCGCAGACGACATTATGGCCGGCCTATATGCCGGAATCATTTTCATTATTGTTTCGCTTTTCGGCTGGGTACATTCCGCAGGTGAGCTTTTAAACCCCTGCCTCTTCCAGATCTGCGACTACCTCTCCGGCCTAAGCGGCTCTATAGGGCTCGGCTTCGTTCAGGGGCTCACAGAATTCCTCCCCGTATCCTCCTCCGGCCATCTGGTGATGTTCGAAACATTCATCCCCAGCTTAGACCCGGAAAGCAAAGAGATGCTCCTTTTCGACCTTGCCGTACACGTAGGCACAGTGTTCTCGATTATCGTTGTATTCCGCGAGGGCATCGCACTTTTCGCCCGCAATCTGCTAAGCTTCCATCGCACCGGCCTAAACCCAATCCAGCTGTACAAGAAGAATTTCGCTTGGCATTTTGCCTTCTGCGCAGTGATAACAACCATTACAACAGTGGTTATATACAAGCTCTTTGAGGAGCCTCTCCAAGGCTCACGAAAGCTCTGGCTGGTATGCATTATGTGGCTGGTAACAGCAGCCCTGCTCTACATTACAGACAAAAAGAAACGCTCTCGAATCAGATTTCACGATTTCGGAATTATAGGCGCTGTGCTGATTGGTGTTGCACAGTCAGGAGCGATTATCCCGGGAATTTCACGCAGCGGAGCTACGATATGCGCAGCCATCCTATACGGCCTGCACCGCAAATGGGCGGTGGAATTCAGCTTTCTCATTGCGATGCCCGCCATCCTCGGCGGCGCACTTCTCACTGCTCTCGAGCATAAGGAGCTTTTCGGTGCGGGCGTGCTGACTCCGGGCGTGATTGTATCAGGGATGCTCTCGGCCTGCCTTACAGGCATCATCGCACTCAAGCTCCTGATAAAAGCAAGCAGAAAAAGAAAGCTAAAATACTTCAGCATATACTGCGTTTTTATCTCTGCGGTTTCATTTATATACCTACTGCTGAATTAGCTTTAAACAAGGCTCGTTTAGTGTTATCCTTTTAGCCGCAGGCGAGATGAAAAATTGAATTCAAAAAAGAAGGGATAATTATGAAATCATACAGAAAACAGCTCTGGTTCGAAATTAAGCAGAGAAGACAGCTCATAAACATCACTCCAGATCTCGAGCAGTGCCTCGCTGAGAGCGGCGTGCAGGAAGGCCTTCTCCTATGCAACGCTATGCACATAACTGCGAGCGTATTTATAAACGACGACGAACCAGGACTCCATCAAGACTATGAAAAATGGCTCGAAAAGCTTGCTCCGGAAAAGCCCCATTCGCAGTATAAGCATAACGGCATGGAAGACAACGCAGACGCGCACCTCAAGAGAACTGTAATGGGAAGAGAAGTGGTAGTAGCGATCACTAAAGGACGCCTCGACTTCGGACCGTGGGAACAGGTTTTCTACGGCGAATTCGACGGCAACAGAAAGAAAAGAGTTCTCGTTAAAATTATCGGGGAATGAAAAACTAAAAAAGTTCCAGCTGTTTTGGGGCAGGGGGTTTTTGACGGCTCAATTTGCCCCAAAAAACCTTCATTTTTTCGTATTGCTTGTCGGTTACTACAAGAACCCTTACCTCTCCA is a window encoding:
- a CDS encoding Hpt domain-containing protein, whose protein sequence is MGYTESSLVSLDSLSEFCASPEVVEELVDVFVEDGKYCLDKIEEGLAGKDCGQVCLYAHRIKGSARYIAADKLAQAALNLENASKQTPCTDLSGFFNELKKAFSNVVDYFDNSDWKSQIKN
- a CDS encoding secondary thiamine-phosphate synthase enzyme YjbQ; this translates as MKSYRKQLWFEIKQRRQLINITPDLEQCLAESGVQEGLLLCNAMHITASVFINDDEPGLHQDYEKWLEKLAPEKPHSQYKHNGMEDNADAHLKRTVMGREVVVAITKGRLDFGPWEQVFYGEFDGNRKKRVLVKIIGE
- the queG gene encoding tRNA epoxyqueuosine(34) reductase QueG; its protein translation is MKEDIRKYALEQGFLRAGFASAEDLPAENRQRFGKWLEAEMHENTGYLERNLDKRFSPAKLFKDAKSVIVFAAGYNKAQGEKPDSEQAGKICDYACFEDYHSKIKSRIFNIADFIRNKYKSDLKIKACVDSVPINERSEAVLAGLGFIGKNGMLIIPGKGCRVLLGLLISNLEIEPDEGVIENRCGSCRRCIEACPSGALGENGLLDCTKCISFQTIEKKTEMNREAEEALSEELFGCDRCIDVCPFNENQQSSFLKQRLNKWLLIDEILEMDSDTFSASFGGTVVERTGLEKLKRNAEAISGKKR
- a CDS encoding phosphatidylglycerophosphatase A → MNTKRLITSCFGLGFSPFAPGTVGSLLPCAVFIAIAALTPQLWPSQLALAGLTVFFSWATAAFSSHAIQLAGREDPSEVVSDEFAGQGLALLIGSFVSAFASYPLISIGILFLLFRFFDIAKIWPANRLESLLGGIGILADDIMAGLYAGIIFIIVSLFGWVHSAGELLNPCLFQICDYLSGLSGSIGLGFVQGLTEFLPVSSSGHLVMFETFIPSLDPESKEMLLFDLAVHVGTVFSIIVVFREGIALFARNLLSFHRTGLNPIQLYKKNFAWHFAFCAVITTITTVVIYKLFEEPLQGSRKLWLVCIMWLVTAALLYITDKKKRSRIRFHDFGIIGAVLIGVAQSGAIIPGISRSGATICAAILYGLHRKWAVEFSFLIAMPAILGGALLTALEHKELFGAGVLTPGVIVSGMLSACLTGIIALKLLIKASRKRKLKYFSIYCVFISAVSFIYLLLN